A single genomic interval of Paenibacillus sp. JQZ6Y-1 harbors:
- the guaB gene encoding IMP dehydrogenase translates to MWETKFAKEGLTFDDVLLVPRKSEVLPKEVDVSAVLSNNVKLNVPLISAGMDTVTEAAMAIAMAREGGVGIIHKNMPLEQQAEEVDRVKRSESGVITNPFSLTPDKMVSDAEAVMAKYRISGVPVVDEDHKLVGIITNRDLRFIHDFNIPISDVMTSENLVTAPVGTTLQEAEGILQKHKIEKLPLVDDNNILKGLITIKDIEKAIQFPNAAKDPQGRLLVGAAIGVSQDSFARAEALVNAGVDLLVVDSAHGHHINILDAVRKLRSMFPELTIIAGNVATGEATRDLIQAGASIVKVGIGPGSICTTRVIAGIGVPQITAIYDCATVAREYGVPIIADGGIKYSGEITKALAAGASAVMLGSMFAGTEESPGESEIYQGRRFKVYRGMGSMAAMKQGSKDRYFQDDDKKLVPEGIEGRVAYKGPLSETVHQLIGGLRSGMGYCGTGSLEELRNDTQFIRITGAGLRESHPHDIQITKEAPNYSL, encoded by the coding sequence GTGTGGGAAACAAAGTTTGCTAAAGAGGGACTGACATTTGACGATGTACTGTTGGTGCCGCGTAAATCCGAAGTATTGCCTAAGGAAGTAGATGTATCAGCTGTATTGAGCAACAATGTGAAGCTGAATGTACCTTTGATCAGTGCGGGTATGGATACTGTGACAGAAGCTGCAATGGCAATCGCTATGGCTCGTGAGGGCGGCGTTGGTATTATTCATAAAAATATGCCACTGGAGCAGCAAGCAGAAGAGGTTGATCGTGTAAAACGTTCCGAAAGTGGCGTTATTACAAACCCATTCTCACTGACTCCAGACAAAATGGTTTCCGATGCAGAAGCGGTTATGGCGAAATATCGCATCTCTGGTGTACCTGTAGTTGATGAAGACCACAAGCTGGTGGGTATCATCACGAACCGCGATCTGCGCTTCATCCATGACTTTAACATTCCAATTAGTGATGTGATGACTAGCGAAAATCTGGTGACTGCTCCTGTAGGTACAACCCTGCAAGAAGCAGAAGGTATTTTGCAAAAGCATAAAATCGAGAAGCTGCCACTGGTAGACGATAACAATATCCTCAAAGGTCTGATTACGATCAAGGATATTGAAAAAGCGATCCAATTCCCGAACGCAGCCAAAGACCCACAAGGTCGTCTGCTCGTTGGTGCTGCTATCGGTGTATCTCAGGATTCGTTTGCACGCGCAGAAGCACTGGTAAATGCAGGTGTCGATCTGCTTGTTGTCGATTCCGCTCACGGTCATCATATCAATATTTTGGATGCTGTTCGTAAACTGCGCAGCATGTTCCCAGAGCTGACAATCATCGCAGGTAACGTAGCTACTGGTGAAGCTACACGCGATCTGATTCAAGCGGGTGCTTCTATCGTTAAAGTCGGTATCGGTCCAGGCTCCATCTGTACCACCCGCGTTATCGCTGGTATCGGTGTACCACAAATCACTGCTATCTACGATTGCGCGACTGTAGCACGCGAATATGGTGTACCGATCATCGCTGATGGCGGTATCAAATATTCTGGCGAAATCACGAAGGCTCTGGCAGCAGGCGCATCTGCGGTTATGCTGGGCAGTATGTTTGCTGGTACGGAAGAAAGCCCGGGCGAATCGGAGATCTATCAAGGTCGTCGTTTCAAAGTATATCGCGGTATGGGTTCTATGGCTGCCATGAAACAAGGCAGTAAAGACCGTTACTTCCAAGACGATGACAAAAAACTCGTTCCAGAAGGTATCGAAGGTCGCGTAGCTTACAAAGGACCTCTGTCCGAAACTGTACACCAGCTGATCGGTGGTCTGCGTTCCGGTATGGGTTACTGTGGTACAGGCAGCCTTGAGGAACTGCGCAATGATACTCAATTTATCCGTATCACTGGTGCTGGTCTGCGTGAGAGCCATCCACATGATATTCAAATTACAAAAGAAGCGCCTAACTACTCGCTGTAA
- a CDS encoding D-alanyl-D-alanine carboxypeptidase family protein: protein MLVNMLCLCTIIPTAAMAASSSNSSSTSTDQKSTEATSSSSTTIPSVDSLGLQVKSAILIEASTGKVLLSVNSDEALPPASMSKMMTEYLVSDAVKQGKIKWDDQVTVSANAAAQIGSRVFLAEGDKHTVLDLYKAMAIGSANDATVALAEYLAGSEQDFVKLMNAKAKEFGMKTAHFANATGLNIADMPQATRPDSDQETIMSAADTAILARHIVIDHPDFNEVTSIPSFKFRSTDKDPVVNWNWMLESNSSITNFKAYAYPGLDGLKTGHTNAAGQCFTGTAERNGMRLISVVMGTSSDKERFIQTKKVLDYGFDHFEVKQIVGAKSAVSGLASIPVVKGTETEVPVVTESAVNVVVPKGTKPQNVTYTVAQSDETARTAPIEAGKALGTITYTYKNDSIPQDQVTTVNLIASEPVEKGSWLRMFFRSIGDLFGDLFSSVKNMF from the coding sequence ATGCTTGTAAATATGCTTTGTTTATGCACGATTATTCCAACCGCAGCTATGGCTGCATCTTCCAGTAACTCCAGCAGCACATCCACTGATCAAAAGTCGACTGAAGCGACATCGTCCAGTAGTACAACGATTCCGTCTGTTGATTCGCTCGGTTTGCAAGTGAAATCGGCGATTCTGATTGAAGCTTCTACCGGTAAAGTTCTGCTGTCCGTAAACAGCGATGAAGCACTGCCACCAGCAAGTATGTCCAAAATGATGACGGAGTATCTTGTTTCTGATGCTGTAAAACAAGGCAAGATCAAATGGGACGATCAGGTAACTGTATCTGCCAATGCTGCCGCGCAAATTGGTTCTCGCGTATTCTTGGCAGAGGGCGACAAGCATACTGTGCTGGATCTGTACAAAGCGATGGCAATCGGCTCCGCTAACGATGCGACGGTTGCATTAGCAGAATATCTAGCAGGTAGTGAACAAGATTTTGTGAAGCTGATGAATGCCAAAGCAAAAGAGTTCGGTATGAAAACAGCTCATTTTGCTAATGCAACGGGTTTGAATATTGCGGATATGCCACAAGCCACTCGTCCAGATTCCGATCAAGAAACGATTATGTCGGCTGCAGATACAGCGATTTTGGCACGTCATATCGTTATCGATCATCCTGACTTTAATGAAGTAACAAGTATCCCATCATTCAAGTTCCGTTCTACGGACAAAGACCCTGTCGTTAACTGGAACTGGATGTTAGAATCCAATTCGTCTATTACCAACTTCAAAGCGTATGCTTATCCAGGTTTGGATGGCTTGAAAACAGGACATACTAATGCAGCAGGTCAATGCTTTACTGGTACGGCTGAACGTAATGGTATGCGTCTAATTAGTGTGGTTATGGGTACCTCAAGTGATAAAGAACGTTTCATTCAAACGAAAAAAGTCCTAGACTACGGATTTGATCATTTTGAAGTGAAACAAATTGTTGGCGCGAAATCGGCAGTATCGGGTCTGGCTAGTATTCCGGTTGTGAAAGGTACAGAAACAGAAGTGCCGGTTGTAACTGAATCTGCTGTAAATGTAGTCGTTCCAAAAGGTACAAAACCACAAAATGTAACGTACACCGTTGCTCAATCTGACGAAACAGCACGTACCGCTCCAATCGAAGCAGGCAAAGCGCTGGGTACAATCACGTATACGTACAAAAATGACAGCATCCCACAGGATCAGGTTACGACTGTGAATCTGATTGCTTCTGAGCCAGTAGAAAAAGGGAGCTGGTTGCGTATGTTCTTCCGTTCCATCGGTGATCTATTCGGCGATCTGTTTAGCTCCGTTAAAAATATGTTCTAA
- the pdxS gene encoding pyridoxal 5'-phosphate synthase lyase subunit PdxS has protein sequence METGTSRVKRGMAEMQKGGVIMDVMNAEQAKVAEAAGATAVMALERVPSDIRAAGGVARMADPTIVEEVMKVVSIPVMAKARIGHYVEAKVLESLGVDYLDESEVLTPADEVFHINKNEFTVPFVCGAKDLGEALRRIGEGAAMIRTKGEPGTGNIVEAVRHMRLINSQIRKVQSMSTDELYAEAKILGVSYELLLGVHENGKLPVVNFAAGGVATPADAALMMHLGADGVFVGSGIFKSESPEKFARAIVEATTHYTDYKLIAEVSKNLGAPMKGIEISKLTADERMQDRGW, from the coding sequence ATGGAAACTGGTACATCGAGAGTCAAAAGAGGTATGGCGGAAATGCAAAAAGGCGGCGTCATCATGGACGTCATGAACGCAGAGCAGGCGAAAGTAGCTGAAGCAGCTGGTGCAACAGCAGTTATGGCTCTGGAGCGCGTGCCTTCTGATATTCGTGCAGCAGGCGGCGTAGCCCGTATGGCTGACCCGACGATTGTTGAGGAAGTTATGAAAGTTGTCTCCATCCCAGTTATGGCAAAAGCCCGTATCGGTCACTATGTAGAAGCAAAAGTACTGGAATCCCTTGGTGTAGACTATCTGGATGAAAGTGAAGTATTGACACCTGCGGATGAAGTTTTCCATATCAATAAAAATGAATTTACTGTACCGTTCGTATGCGGCGCCAAAGATCTGGGCGAAGCACTGCGTCGGATCGGTGAAGGCGCAGCAATGATCCGTACCAAAGGCGAGCCAGGAACAGGTAATATCGTCGAAGCGGTACGTCATATGCGTCTGATTAACAGCCAAATTCGCAAAGTACAAAGCATGTCCACGGACGAGCTGTATGCGGAAGCGAAAATTCTGGGTGTATCGTACGAGTTGCTGCTGGGCGTACACGAAAATGGTAAATTGCCAGTTGTTAACTTTGCAGCAGGCGGTGTAGCTACACCTGCGGATGCAGCGCTGATGATGCATCTTGGCGCAGATGGCGTATTTGTAGGCTCTGGTATTTTCAAATCCGAAAGCCCAGAGAAATTCGCACGTGCAATCGTAGAAGCGACAACGCACTATACAGATTACAAACTCATTGCTGAAGTATCCAAAAATCTGGGTGCGCCAATGAAAGGTATTGAAATCTCCAAATTGACTGCGGACGAGCGTATGCAGGACCGCGGCTGGTAA
- the pdxT gene encoding pyridoxal 5'-phosphate synthase glutaminase subunit PdxT → MKIGVLALQGAVAEHIRSLKLAGAEAVSVKRVDELAELDGLVIPGGESTTIGKLMRKYDFIDALQQFSAQGKPLFGTCAGLIVLAERIAGQEDAHLSLMDMTVCRNAFGRQKESFETDLDVKGIDEPIRAVFIRAPLIEQVGEGVDVLSMYKDEIVTARQGHLLACSFHPELTDDYRLHQYFVDMVKESLAARA, encoded by the coding sequence ATGAAGATCGGTGTACTGGCACTGCAAGGTGCCGTAGCAGAGCATATTCGCAGTTTGAAGCTTGCTGGAGCAGAAGCGGTAAGTGTCAAACGGGTCGACGAGCTGGCGGAACTGGATGGACTGGTGATTCCTGGTGGCGAGAGCACGACGATCGGCAAGCTGATGCGCAAGTACGATTTTATCGATGCGCTGCAACAGTTTTCTGCTCAAGGCAAGCCATTATTCGGTACATGTGCTGGTCTGATCGTGCTGGCAGAGCGTATCGCTGGACAGGAAGATGCACATCTGTCGCTGATGGATATGACGGTATGCCGCAACGCATTCGGACGGCAAAAGGAAAGCTTTGAAACTGATCTGGATGTGAAGGGTATTGATGAGCCGATTCGTGCTGTCTTTATCCGAGCGCCTTTGATTGAACAGGTGGGCGAAGGTGTAGATGTGCTGTCGATGTACAAGGACGAGATCGTAACAGCGCGTCAAGGGCATCTGCTGGCTTGTTCGTTTCATCCAGAGCTGACGGACGATTACCGACTGCATCAGTATTTTGTGGATATGGTTAAGGAATCGCTGGCAGCGCGGGCGTAG